The Verrucomicrobiia bacterium genome contains a region encoding:
- a CDS encoding cytochrome c3 family protein, with the protein MKTFVLVAFFVLGMMAAAMSGDYHYGTTLICSDCHVMHFSQAHGYNNDGGGTFVPLGSNAEHYLLRDEVNKLCLNCHDGQAFAPDVYGSNTGSHNRQAGALNKATDAGPYYPQDGHTLFATAAPPGGTGWTPDATHGLNCIDCHHQHGHPGTGFAAYDSAGTGVLGTGTYRNLKANPGNASSTSNPNRWVTYRVGTNSLLSDVFERTTGPGVAAHYDVSNVDFNEPNAAASAYGAWCQGCHSDFHGSAGDAWMRDQGYPVAGHGWFRHPTAGINIGGQPTSGHSSLASFRNNLFRTQVMSPTGVWGSQGAAWTTAPADLTQSCFSCHKAHGNKNAFGLIFAKGNAALGEEGDGADARNLCRQCHVQGADP; encoded by the coding sequence ATGAAGACATTCGTACTTGTCGCCTTCTTTGTGCTGGGGATGATGGCGGCCGCCATGTCCGGGGACTACCATTACGGTACCACCCTGATCTGTTCGGACTGTCACGTCATGCACTTTTCGCAGGCGCACGGCTACAACAACGACGGCGGCGGCACTTTCGTTCCTTTGGGGAGTAACGCGGAACACTATCTCTTAAGGGATGAGGTGAACAAGCTCTGCTTGAACTGCCATGACGGCCAGGCGTTCGCTCCGGATGTGTACGGCAGCAACACCGGATCGCACAACCGGCAGGCGGGGGCTTTGAACAAGGCCACCGACGCGGGACCGTACTACCCGCAGGACGGGCACACCCTGTTTGCAACCGCAGCCCCTCCCGGGGGAACGGGCTGGACACCGGATGCCACGCATGGCTTGAACTGCATCGACTGCCATCATCAACACGGCCATCCGGGAACCGGTTTTGCGGCCTACGATTCGGCAGGAACGGGCGTTCTGGGAACCGGCACCTATCGGAATCTAAAAGCGAACCCCGGCAACGCCAGCTCCACAAGCAACCCGAACCGCTGGGTGACCTACCGGGTGGGAACCAATTCGCTGCTCTCGGACGTGTTCGAAAGGACCACAGGACCGGGGGTGGCGGCCCACTATGACGTTTCCAACGTTGACTTCAACGAGCCGAACGCCGCGGCATCGGCCTATGGCGCCTGGTGTCAGGGGTGTCACAGCGATTTCCACGGCAGCGCCGGAGACGCGTGGATGCGCGATCAGGGCTATCCAGTGGCGGGGCATGGCTGGTTCCGCCACCCGACCGCGGGCATCAACATTGGCGGCCAGCCGACCAGCGGGCATTCGTCCTTGGCATCCTTCCGGAACAACCTGTTCCGCACACAGGTGATGAGCCCGACCGGTGTCTGGGGATCGCAGGGTGCCGCTTGGACGACCGCTCCGGCCGACCTGACGCAATCCTGCTTCTCCTGTCACAAAGCTCACGGCAACAAAAACGCCTTCGGGCTGATTTTCGCCAAAGGAAATGCGGCTCTGGGTGAGGAAGGGGATGGCGCGGACGCCAGAAACCTCTGCCGTCAGTGCCATGTTCAAGGGGCAGACCCGTAG